One Prunus dulcis chromosome 8, ALMONDv2, whole genome shotgun sequence DNA window includes the following coding sequences:
- the LOC117638817 gene encoding uncharacterized protein LOC117638817: protein MVALKICEAITLGSHVDFFINLVRNLACAVFGVRAIQSMKLSHGSSEVKAAVDTLIIKQQELDKQRREVHALFFAKGISADNAECVTEATARSSPSASFVLFGHSSQLQGCLLLAW, encoded by the exons ATGGTGGCGCTTAAGATATGTGAGGCCATAACTCTGGGCTCTCATGTGGACTTCTTCATCAACCTTGTGAGGAACCTAGCATGTGCTGTCTTTGGAGTGCGGGCCATTCAAAGCATGAAATTATCACATGGTTCCAGTGAGGTAAAAGCTGCTGTCGACACTTTGATCATTAAGCAACAGGAATTGGACAAGCAGCGCCGGGAAGTGCATGCCCTTTTTTTTGCTAAGGGTATTTCTGCCGACAATGCTGAGTGTGTGACGGAGGCAACAGCCAGATCATCTCCTAGTGCTTCTTTCGTTCTTTTTGGGCATTCTTCACAGCTTCAAG GTTGTCTCCTCTTGGCTTGGTGA
- the LOC117637605 gene encoding nucleolar protein 58, which yields MKNRYPKDEGNREKFNGSTSINKKKDSMKKKKKNMRRMGGQGLSLEAFANAKSNSSSYFNPALIKKQKEFYKNSKYVNKYKKSLKQQQSNLPLAIRPLEEENEFEHSDKENETEDGSKKEKETEDGGKRSKNNKKKKRYGARNLIEVYEKKHEEEEKARRERDAIIQAKKEEREKAEARRKSVRGKMLKKTHKGQPVMKYRIEHLLETLQGSAKQT from the exons ATGAAGAACCGATACCCAAAAGACGAAGGAAACAGGGAGAAATTCAACGGCTCGACATCgatcaacaaaaagaaggatagcatgaagaagaagaagaagaacatgaGGAGAATGGGTGGGCAAGGCCTTTCACTCGAGGCCTTCGCTAATGCCAAATCAAATAGCAGCAGCTACTTCAATCCTGCTTTGATAA AGAAGCAAAAGGAGTTTTACAAGAATTCCAAGTATGTGAACAAGTATAAGAAGTCACTGAAGCAACAGCAGAGCAATCTTCCATTGGCTATAAGACCCCTTGAG GAAGAGAATGAATTTGAACACAGTGATAAGGAGAATGAAACTGAAGATGGTAGtaagaaggagaaggaaaCCGAAGATGGTGGTAAGAGGAGTAAGaataacaagaagaaaaagaggtaTGGTGCTCGTAATTTAATAGAAGTGTATGAGAAGAAGcatgaagaggaagagaaagcaAGAAGGGAGAGGGATGCGATTATTCAGGCAAAGAAGGAAGAACGAGAGAAGGCCGAAGCTCGGAGGAAGTCTGTGAGGGGGAAGATGCTTAAGAAAACACATAAAGGTCAGCCTGTTATGAAGTACAGAATTGAACATCTTTTGGAGACTCTTCAAGGTTCTGCAAAGCAAACATAG
- the LOC117637740 gene encoding bidirectional sugar transporter SWEET9-like isoform X1, with translation MAAPDAFLLASVFGILGNIVAFMVYLAPLPTFYRIFKKKSTEGFQSIPYSVALFSAMLMLYYAFLKTNAFMLITINSVGCIIETSYLVMYMIYAPAKTRIYTAKLLVLFNVGVYGVIILSTYLIPNHFLRIKVVGWISVVFSVCVFAAPLSIMRLVIRTRSVEFMSFPLSFCLTLCAVMWFFYGLLVRDLFIAAPNILGFAFGLAQMIMYLMFKNSKKSLLPEFGLNQIPNVVAVNDIVASDSQLKTEDTKRSSEAEENQSTESMTNDRRAADAAAAEPNESIV, from the exons ATGGCAGCCCCTGATGCTTTCCTCTTGGCCTCTGTTTTTGGCATTCTAG GTAACATCGTGGCCTTCATGGTGTACCTAGCGCCAct gcCAACATTTTATAgaattttcaagaaaaaatcAACAGAAGGGTTCCAGTCCATACCTTATTCAGTGGCTCTGTTTAGCGCCATGCTTATGCTCTACTATGCCTTCCTCAAGACCAATGCTTTTATGCTCATCACCATCAACTCCGTTGGTTGCATCATAGAAACCAGTTACCTTGTAATGTACATGATTTATGCACCAGCAAAAACCAGG ATTTACACAGCAAAGCTTCTTGTCCTGTTTAATGTGGGGGTTTATGGTGTGATCATATTGAGCACCTACCTAATTCCAAATCATTTTCTGCGGATTAAAGTTGTTGGGTGGATTAGTGTTGTGTTCTCTGTCTGTGTGTTTGCTGCTCCTCTGAGTATAATG AGGCTAGTTATTAGAACGAGGAGTGTGGAGTTCATGTCCTTCCCTTTGTCATTCTGCTTAACTCTCTGTGCTGTAATGTGGTTCTTCTATGGCCTTCTAGTGAGGGATTTGTTCATAGCG GCACCAAACATCCTCGGTTTCGCATTCGGGTTAGCGCAGATGATTATGTATCTGATGTTCAAGAACTCAAAGAAATCTTTGTTACCAGAATTTGGCCTCAATCAGATACCAAATGTGGTTGCAGTAAATGACATTGTAGCAAGTGACAGTCAATTGAAAACAGAGGACACAAAGAGGAGTTCTGAAGCTGAGGAGAATCAGTCAACAGAGAGCATGACAAATGATAGAAGGGCTGCAGATGCAGCTGCTGCTGAGCCAAATGAATCAATTGTGTGA
- the LOC117637740 gene encoding bidirectional sugar transporter SWEET14-like isoform X2 — MVYLAPLPTFYRIFKKKSTEGFQSIPYSVALFSAMLMLYYAFLKTNAFMLITINSVGCIIETSYLVMYMIYAPAKTRIYTAKLLVLFNVGVYGVIILSTYLIPNHFLRIKVVGWISVVFSVCVFAAPLSIMRLVIRTRSVEFMSFPLSFCLTLCAVMWFFYGLLVRDLFIAAPNILGFAFGLAQMIMYLMFKNSKKSLLPEFGLNQIPNVVAVNDIVASDSQLKTEDTKRSSEAEENQSTESMTNDRRAADAAAAEPNESIV, encoded by the exons ATGGTGTACCTAGCGCCAct gcCAACATTTTATAgaattttcaagaaaaaatcAACAGAAGGGTTCCAGTCCATACCTTATTCAGTGGCTCTGTTTAGCGCCATGCTTATGCTCTACTATGCCTTCCTCAAGACCAATGCTTTTATGCTCATCACCATCAACTCCGTTGGTTGCATCATAGAAACCAGTTACCTTGTAATGTACATGATTTATGCACCAGCAAAAACCAGG ATTTACACAGCAAAGCTTCTTGTCCTGTTTAATGTGGGGGTTTATGGTGTGATCATATTGAGCACCTACCTAATTCCAAATCATTTTCTGCGGATTAAAGTTGTTGGGTGGATTAGTGTTGTGTTCTCTGTCTGTGTGTTTGCTGCTCCTCTGAGTATAATG AGGCTAGTTATTAGAACGAGGAGTGTGGAGTTCATGTCCTTCCCTTTGTCATTCTGCTTAACTCTCTGTGCTGTAATGTGGTTCTTCTATGGCCTTCTAGTGAGGGATTTGTTCATAGCG GCACCAAACATCCTCGGTTTCGCATTCGGGTTAGCGCAGATGATTATGTATCTGATGTTCAAGAACTCAAAGAAATCTTTGTTACCAGAATTTGGCCTCAATCAGATACCAAATGTGGTTGCAGTAAATGACATTGTAGCAAGTGACAGTCAATTGAAAACAGAGGACACAAAGAGGAGTTCTGAAGCTGAGGAGAATCAGTCAACAGAGAGCATGACAAATGATAGAAGGGCTGCAGATGCAGCTGCTGCTGAGCCAAATGAATCAATTGTGTGA
- the LOC117638681 gene encoding probable aspartic protease At2g35615 has translation MRQIMAAAIILQCILSLGFFLACVCVNAAGKPNGLTMELIHVDSPASPLYPGNISYEEEIQRLIDRSIARAQHLHYTLASLGNNNMSQTIINPLDIRPRLEFHPYGSYLVQVGIGTFDATFPARSFNTYYLYTDTGSILTWVLCEDCLKPGNQCFQTKEPPFPNSKSKSYVALCCNQNPFCKIGQCTGPYCSQHDEYMGGTVVNSILSAENFNFLSSSGQPLMIPGVVFGCAYDTRKISFGRLEEFKVAGILGLGYAPISFPLQQSYQTGKVFSMCLTRQREIQTYLRFGKDVPTPPGGLRVTKLVFFKDIPYYYVNLLDISVHGQKLLIDPNVFAVRNQGTSGGCLMDNGSSFTFLIRPAFNAVVQFLEMYFMRFPRLFKGGRPLRLPFELCYKWMTPLPPLPTLTFHFENADLVINPEDLFIKVNAEQQGNYLLCLAFIPDDARTILGSVHQSNYLFIYDLNQKLLKFAPEDCSKNS, from the exons ATGAGGCAGATAATGGCAGCTGCAATAATATTGCAATGCATCCTATCACTTGGCTTCTTCCTTGCTTGCGTTTGCGTTAATGCCGCAGGGAAACCAAATGGCTTGACCATGGAACTCATCCATGTGGACTCGCCGGCATCACCTCTCTATCCGGGCAATATTTCTTATGAAGAAGAAATCCAAAGACTCATAGACCGATCCATTGCCCGAGCTCAACACCTTCATTACACCTTGGCATCCCTCGGTAACAATAATATGTCACAAACTATAATCAACCCTCTTGACATTCGTCCAAGACTCGAATTTCACCCTTACGGCTCTTACCTTGTACAAGTTGGGATTGGGACTTTTGATGCAACTTTCCCGGCAAGGTCATTCAATACATACTACTTGTACACCGACACTGGAAGCATCCTCACATGGGTGCTGTGCGAGGATTGTCTCAAGCCTGGAAACCAAtgctttcaaaccaaagaacCCCCTTTCCCTAACAGCAAGTCCAAATCTTATGTTGCTCTCTGTTGCAATCAAAACCCGTTTTGCAAGATAGGCCAATGCACGGGTCCTTACTGCTCCCAGCACGACGAGTACATGGGCGGCACCGTTGTCAATTCTATTCTTTCAG ctgaaaatttcaactttttgtCAAGCAGTGGGCAGCCACTGATGATTCCAGGCGTAGTGTTTGGTTGTGCTTATGACACCAGGAAAATCAGTTTTGGAAGGCTGGAAGAGTTCAAGGTTGCAGGAATATTGGGTTTGGGATATGCTCCGATTTCCTTTCCACTGCAACAATCCTATCAAACTGGTAAAGTATTCTCAATGTGCCTAACACGCCAAAGAGAGATCCAAACATATCTCAGATTTGGTAAGGACGTCCCCACACCACCAGGTGGTCTGCGTGTCACCAAATTAGTGTTCTTCAAAGACATACCATATTACTACGTCAATCTGTTGGACATAAGTGTGCATGGACAAAAGCTTCTCATAGACCCAAATGTGTTTGCTGTACGAAATCAGGGCACAAGTGGCGGCTGCCTCATGGACAATGGTAGCTCATTTACTTTTCTCATCAGGCCTGCTTTTAATGCTGTGGTTCAGTTTCTGGAGATGTATTTCATGCGCTTTCCTCGCCTTTTTAAGGGTGGTAGGCCTCTTAGGCTCCCTTTTGAACTTTGCTACAAATGGATGACGCCGCTGCCACCTCTGCCTACTTTGACATTTCACTTTGAAAATGCTGACCTTGTGATCAACCCAGAGGACTTATTCATAAAGGTGAATGCTGAGCAGCAGGGGAACTATCTCTTATGTTTGGCCTTCATCCCCGACGATGCTCGTACTATTCTTGGATCAGTGCACCAATCCAATTACTTATTCATATATGACCTTAACCAGAAGCTGTTGAAGTTTGCTCCTGAGGATTGTTCTAAGAATTCTTGA
- the LOC117638682 gene encoding probable aspartic protease At2g35615 has product MAAIILQCILSLGFFLACVCVNAAGKPNGLTMELIHVDSPASPLYPGNISYEEEIQRLIDRSIARAQHLHYTLASLGNNNVSQTIINPLDIRPKLEFYPYGSYLVQVGIGTFDATFPARSFNTYYLYTDTGSILTWVLCEDCLKPGNQCFQTKEPPFPNSKSKSYVALCCNQNPFCKIGQCTGPYCSQHDEYMGGTVVNSILSAENFNFLSSSGQPLMIPGVVFGCAYDTRKISFGRLEEFKVAGILGLGYAPISFPLQQSYQTGKVFSMCLTRQREIQTYLRFGKDVPTPPGGLRVTKLVFFKDIPYYYVNLLDISVHGQKLLIDPNVFVVRNQGTSGGCIMDNGSSFTFLIRPAFNTVVQFLEMYFMRFPRLFKGGRPLGPPFELCYKWMTPLPPLPTLTFHFENADLVINPEDLFIKVNAEQQGNYLLCLAFIPDDARTILGSVHQSNYLFIYDLNQKLLKFAPEDCSKNS; this is encoded by the exons ATGGCAGCAATAATATTGCAATGCATCCTATCACTTGGCTTCTTCCTTGCTTGCGTTTGCGTTAATGCCGCAGGGAAACCAAATGGCTTGACCATGGAACTCATCCATGTGGACTCGCCGGCATCACCTCTCTATCCGGGAAATATTTCTTATGAAGAAGAAATCCAAAGACTCATAGACCGATCCATTGCCCGAGCTCAACACCTTCATTACACCTTGGCATCCCTCGGTAACAATAATGTGTCACAAACTATAATCAACCCTCTTGACATTCGTCCGAAACTCGAATTTTACCCCTACGGCTCTTACCTTGTACAAGTTGGGATTGGGACTTTTGATGCAACTTTCCCGGCAAGGTCATTCAATACATACTACTTGTACACCGACACTGGAAGCATCCTCACATGGGTGCTGTGCGAGGATTGTCTCAAGCCTGGAAACCAAtgctttcaaaccaaagaacCCCCTTTCCCTAACAGCAAGTCCAAATCTTATGTTGCTCTCTGTTGCAATCAAAACCCGTTTTGCAAGATAGGCCAATGCACGGGTCCTTACTGCTCCCAGCACGACGAGTACATGGGCGGCACCGTTGTCAATTCTATTCTTTCAG ctgaaaatttcaactttttgtCAAGCAGTGGGCAGCCACTGATGATTCCAGGCGTAGTGTTTGGTTGTGCTTATGACACCAGGAAAATCAGTTTTGGAAGGCTGGAAGAGTTCAAGGTTGCAGGAATATTGGGTTTGGGATATGCTCCGATTTCCTTTCCACTGCAACAATCCTATCAAACTGGTAAAGTATTCTCAATGTGCCTAACACGCCAAAGAGAGATCCAAACATATCTCAGATTTGGTAAGGACGTCCCCACACCACCAGGTGGTCTGCGTGTCACCAAATTAGTGTTCTTCAAAGACATACCATATTACTACGTCAATCTGTTGGACATAAGTGTGCATGGACAAAAGCTTCTCATAGACCCAAATGTGTTTGTTGTACGAAATCAGGGCACAAGTGGCGGCTGCATCATGGACAATGGTAGCTCATTTACTTTTCTCATCAGGCCTGCTTTTAATACTGTGGTTCAGTTTCTGGAGATGTATTTCATGCGCTTTCCTCGCCTTTTTAAGGGTGGTAGACCTCTTGGGCCCCCTTTTGAACTTTGCTACAAATGGATGACGCCGCTGCCACCTCTGCCTACTTTGACATTTCACTTTGAAAATGCTGACCTTGTGATCAACCCAGAGGACTTATTCATAAAGGTGAATGCTGAGCAGCAGGGGAACTATCTCTTATGTTTGGCCTTCATCCCCGACGATGCTCGTACTATTCTTGGATCAGTGCACCAATCCAATTACTTATTCATATATGACCTTAACCAGAAGCTGTTGAAGTTTGCTCCTGAGGATTGTTCTAAGAATTCTTGA